The sequence ATATATTTTAGTTATAACTTATCAAAAAAAATATAAATTTATGACATAAGGGATTTTACTTACTTCAGTACAATAATTTCCCCCATAAAAAATCCAACTTTCCCTAACTATTTTTTTATATAAGTAGATTTTATCATTAATTAAAACAAAATTTATAAATAAGTGAGGGAGGTGAAAAAAATTAAAGAATTTTATTTAAAACTCTTGTTTAGTAAAAGCTATAAAAATTTTAAGGGAGGGAAATAAAATGTTAAAAGGATTTTTTGGAAAGCTTTATAGGACGGGAGAACTTATTACTGAAGCAGCCAAAGCACAGGGGAAATGGCAACTTGAAACCAGCAATACAATCTTAATGAAGAGGAAGAAATTTTTATTCTTATTGTTTCTTCCTGTGATTGCAGGAGCAGCCATGCAATATGCATTTGCAGCAGGACCAGCTTATATTGGAGGTGGGCATGCCTACATGCCTGCTGTAGCCACTACTCAGATGCTTCTTGGGATACTCGTAATAGGTTTGTTATCCGGACTAATTACCGGCGTTATAGGGGCTGGTGGAGGATATGTACTAACCCCTGCGCTTATGACACTTGGAGTAAAGGGAATTATGGCGGTTGGAACAGATCAATTTGCAATTTTTGCAAATGCAATACTTGGAACAACTTTACACAAGAAATTAGGAAATGTAAATCTCTGGCTTGCAGTCTGGTTTGTAGTGGGATCTTTTGTAGGAGTAACAACAGGCGCAGCTATTAATAGGAGCATCTATGCACTAAGCCCAGCATTAAGCGATGCATTTATTTCTACAGTATACGTAATACTATTAGGAATACTCGGATTTTATTCAACTATGGACTATATAAAGTTAAGAAGAGGACAGAAAGATACGTCAAAAAAGGCAATTTTAGATGTCAGAACTAGTTTTTCACGCTGGCTTCAAAGCATACCTTTAAAGCCTAGAATAAAGTTTGACGATCATATATTTGAAGGTGGATTAAGCATATCTGTATATCCTGTTATCATATGTGGCTTTACAGTTGGTTTTGTAGCAGCAATAATG comes from Thermodesulfobium acidiphilum and encodes:
- a CDS encoding sulfite exporter TauE/SafE family protein, producing MLKGFFGKLYRTGELITEAAKAQGKWQLETSNTILMKRKKFLFLLFLPVIAGAAMQYAFAAGPAYIGGGHAYMPAVATTQMLLGILVIGLLSGLITGVIGAGGGYVLTPALMTLGVKGIMAVGTDQFAIFANAILGTTLHKKLGNVNLWLAVWFVVGSFVGVTTGAAINRSIYALSPALSDAFISTVYVILLGILGFYSTMDYIKLRRGQKDTSKKAILDVRTSFSRWLQSIPLKPRIKFDDHIFEGGLSISVYPVIICGFTVGFVAAIMGVGGGFLTFPLFVYGLGVSTFTTVGTDILQIIFTTAYSSIFNYAIYGYIFYSIAITMLLGSLIGVQIGAMVTTFVKGATIKLFYALTILAGFVNRLAALPPRLSDANIISISKETSNILTIVGTVVFFGLVAVFGFFVLYTFFTNVIISRKLAREAIESKKIS